The following coding sequences lie in one Musa acuminata AAA Group cultivar baxijiao chromosome BXJ3-1, Cavendish_Baxijiao_AAA, whole genome shotgun sequence genomic window:
- the LOC135628624 gene encoding uncharacterized protein LOC135628624 isoform X2, with the protein MALFGRIDGEDHLVEWVSGAGRSQAGKNLRVICPRTRCITRNTKTTDAVTPRQLMRCSVRPPLYCPFLFLVTGFLFLISGSSSVSVSVAVADDDVSVVAHPSKIVLPPARTVEGSPGARPGAALSCNRVHIHGFSRLRHPSKYPRALKVRVSVDEGDTLFRIQTVEICFHKNMSIGLGMCPSGQWQKLSKTTWVKSMSPYEHRILDIRMPPDPSRSIEVSTEEEFLVHRLVFLVLGMVMMAAAHSLSESVVFYYGGAMTLGIIVVMLVILFQGMRLLPTGRRSSLAIYLYSSILGVGTFLLGYLSGFLRTILVEIGISEDMHYPLVILLLVCLVLAGAWFGYWGVRKFVLTEEGMVDSSVAYFIEWATLILSAVLILQSSLDALFAAEILGLTISILAITKRKRLRYLRRIFRRMTRPIRRRGDELWPSDHPQDDFELVSSSERRCCLLVQGGGRRPRQRYCSRTTTAPRSIASPGGGVTRGRSGMHLQRRRPGKASWSWRLLTISRGGHYRMWRGCT; encoded by the exons ATGGCACTCTTTGGCAGGATTGACGGTGAGGATCACCTGGTAGAATGGGTGAGTGGGGCCGGACGCTCCCAGGCCGGAAAGAACCTTCGCGTTATATGCCCCCGAACCCGGTGCATAACACGCAACACCAAGACGACCGATGCGGTAACACCAAGACAACTGATGCGGTGCTCCGTGCGTCCCCCGCTCTATTGCCCTTTTCTCTTCCTTGTCACCGGCTTCTTGTTCTTGATCTCAGGCTCCTCCTCCGTCTCCGTCTCCGTCGCCGTCGCGGATGACGATGTCTCGG TCGTCGCCCACCCTTCCAAGATCGTCCTGCCCCCAGCCCGCACCGTGGAAGGCTCCCCCGGCGCCCGCCCCGGCGCCGCCCTGTCCTGCAACCGCGTCCACATCCACGGCTTCTCGCGGCTCCGTCACCCCTCCAAATACCCCCGAGCGCTCAAGGTCAGGGTCTCCGTCGACGAAGGCGACACCCTCTTCCGCATCCAGACCGTCGAGATCTGTTTCCACAA GAACATGTCCATCGGGTTAGGAATGTGCCCCTCTGGGCAGTGGCAGAAGCTCTCCAAGACTACTTGGGTCAAATCGATGTCTCCATACGAGCACAGGATCTTGGACATACGGATGCCACCGGACCCATCAAGATCGATTGAGGTCTCAACCGAAGAAG AATTTCTGGTACATCGTTTGGTCTTTCTAGTATTGGGGATGGTTATGATGGCAGCAGCTCATAGTCTGAGCGAGTCAGTGGTCTTCTATTACGGTGGTGCGATGACCTTAGGGATCATAGTGGTGATGCTTGTCATCCTTTTTCAG GGCATGAGGCTATTGCCAACAGGACGAAGGAGCTCACTAGCTATATATCTTTATTCATCCATC CTTGGCGTTGGGACCTTTCTTCTTGGTTATCTATCTGGATTCTTGCGAACTATACTTGTTGAGATAGGAATTAGTGAAGACATGCACTATCCT TTGGTCATATTGCTTCTTGTATGCCTTGTGTTAGCTGGGGCTTGGTTTGGTTATTGGGGTGTCCGGAAATTTGTATTGACAGAGGAAGGAATGGTTGATTCTAGTGTTGCTTATTTTATTGAATGGGCAACGCTGATACTTTCTGCAGTTCTAATACTTCAG AGCTCTTTGGATGCTCTTTTTGCAGCAGAGATACTAGGTCTTACTATTAGTATACTGGCTATAACGAAGAGAAAAAGATTACGATATTTACGACGCATATTCAG GCGAATGACCAGGcccattcgaagaagaggagatgAACTTTGGCCATCCGACCACCCTCAAGATGATTTTGAACTGGTTTCATCTTCAG AGCGCCGTTGCTGCCTGCTTGTGCAGGGCGGAGGTCGACGCCCTCGCCAGAGATATTGCTCAAGGACAACTACTGCTCCACGTTCCATCGCATCCCCGGGAGGAGGCGTTACACGAGGGAGGAGTGGGATGCATTTACAAAGGAGGAGACCAGGAAAGGCCTCATGGAGTTGGCGTCTACTGACGATTTCCAGAGGTGGGCACTACAGAATGTGGAGAGGCTGCACCTGA
- the LOC135628624 gene encoding uncharacterized protein LOC135628624 isoform X1 — protein sequence MALFGRIDGEDHLVEWVSGAGRSQAGKNLRVICPRTRCITRNTKTTDAVTPRQLMRCSVRPPLYCPFLFLVTGFLFLISGSSSVSVSVAVADDDVSVVAHPSKIVLPPARTVEGSPGARPGAALSCNRVHIHGFSRLRHPSKYPRALKVRVSVDEGDTLFRIQTVEICFHKNMSIGLGMCPSGQWQKLSKTTWVKSMSPYEHRILDIRMPPDPSRSIEVSTEEEFLVHRLVFLVLGMVMMAAAHSLSESVVFYYGGAMTLGIIVVMLVILFQGMRLLPTGRRSSLAIYLYSSILGVGTFLLGYLSGFLRTILVEIGISEDMHYPLVILLLVCLVLAGAWFGYWGVRKFVLTEEGMVDSSVAYFIEWATLILSAVLILQSSLDALFAAEILGLTISILAITKRKRLRYLRRIFRRMTRPIRRRGDELWPSDHPQDDFELVSSSGRRSTPSPEILLKDNYCSTFHRIPGRRRYTREEWDAFTKEETRKGLMELASTDDFQRWALQNVERLHLTPSPQDNRRERRRRLFPWF from the exons ATGGCACTCTTTGGCAGGATTGACGGTGAGGATCACCTGGTAGAATGGGTGAGTGGGGCCGGACGCTCCCAGGCCGGAAAGAACCTTCGCGTTATATGCCCCCGAACCCGGTGCATAACACGCAACACCAAGACGACCGATGCGGTAACACCAAGACAACTGATGCGGTGCTCCGTGCGTCCCCCGCTCTATTGCCCTTTTCTCTTCCTTGTCACCGGCTTCTTGTTCTTGATCTCAGGCTCCTCCTCCGTCTCCGTCTCCGTCGCCGTCGCGGATGACGATGTCTCGG TCGTCGCCCACCCTTCCAAGATCGTCCTGCCCCCAGCCCGCACCGTGGAAGGCTCCCCCGGCGCCCGCCCCGGCGCCGCCCTGTCCTGCAACCGCGTCCACATCCACGGCTTCTCGCGGCTCCGTCACCCCTCCAAATACCCCCGAGCGCTCAAGGTCAGGGTCTCCGTCGACGAAGGCGACACCCTCTTCCGCATCCAGACCGTCGAGATCTGTTTCCACAA GAACATGTCCATCGGGTTAGGAATGTGCCCCTCTGGGCAGTGGCAGAAGCTCTCCAAGACTACTTGGGTCAAATCGATGTCTCCATACGAGCACAGGATCTTGGACATACGGATGCCACCGGACCCATCAAGATCGATTGAGGTCTCAACCGAAGAAG AATTTCTGGTACATCGTTTGGTCTTTCTAGTATTGGGGATGGTTATGATGGCAGCAGCTCATAGTCTGAGCGAGTCAGTGGTCTTCTATTACGGTGGTGCGATGACCTTAGGGATCATAGTGGTGATGCTTGTCATCCTTTTTCAG GGCATGAGGCTATTGCCAACAGGACGAAGGAGCTCACTAGCTATATATCTTTATTCATCCATC CTTGGCGTTGGGACCTTTCTTCTTGGTTATCTATCTGGATTCTTGCGAACTATACTTGTTGAGATAGGAATTAGTGAAGACATGCACTATCCT TTGGTCATATTGCTTCTTGTATGCCTTGTGTTAGCTGGGGCTTGGTTTGGTTATTGGGGTGTCCGGAAATTTGTATTGACAGAGGAAGGAATGGTTGATTCTAGTGTTGCTTATTTTATTGAATGGGCAACGCTGATACTTTCTGCAGTTCTAATACTTCAG AGCTCTTTGGATGCTCTTTTTGCAGCAGAGATACTAGGTCTTACTATTAGTATACTGGCTATAACGAAGAGAAAAAGATTACGATATTTACGACGCATATTCAG GCGAATGACCAGGcccattcgaagaagaggagatgAACTTTGGCCATCCGACCACCCTCAAGATGATTTTGAACTGGTTTCATCTTCAG GGCGGAGGTCGACGCCCTCGCCAGAGATATTGCTCAAGGACAACTACTGCTCCACGTTCCATCGCATCCCCGGGAGGAGGCGTTACACGAGGGAGGAGTGGGATGCATTTACAAAGGAGGAGACCAGGAAAGGCCTCATGGAGTTGGCGTCTACTGACGATTTCCAGAGGTGGGCACTACAGAATGTGGAGAGGCTGCACCTGACGCCATCCCCCCAAGATAACCGGCGTGAACGACGACGACGCCTCTTCCCATGGTTTTGA
- the LOC103994910 gene encoding uncharacterized protein LOC103994910 produces the protein MGNCQAAEAATVVIQHPGGRVERAYWSLTASQVMAANPGHYVAVIIVAPPPSALNSAAASSSACHDSGGGRGARVKHLRLLRANDTLHIGHVYRLVSFQDVPREFASKRHVRLSRLLAKPTEMTSSSSTRGNGSGAASAGGRRHQSRRVFEPVGSPATVEEEAKAATELEEVVRGMMAAETTAATRTTRARAGGAAPARRGRWRPALRSIAEVGS, from the exons ATGGGGAATTGCCAagcggcggaggcggcgacggtGGTGATCCAACACCCGGGAGGCAGAGTGGAGAGAGCGTATTGGTCCCTCACAGCCAGCCAAGTCATGGCAGCCAACCCGGGCCACTACGTGGCCGTCATCATCGTCGCGCCTCCTCCTTCAGCGCTGAattccgccgccgcctcctcctccgcttGTCATGACAGCGGCGGTGGCCGCGGCGCGAGGGTGAAACACCTCAGGCTGCTCCGTGCTAACGACACGCTCCACATCGGCCATGTCTACCGCCTCGTCAGCTTCCAAG ACGTACCGAGGGAGTTTGCGTCGAAGAGGCACGTCAGGCTGAGTCGCCTGCTAGCGAAACCGACGGAGATGACGTCCTCCAGTTCCACTAGAGGAAACGGCAGCGGCGCCGCCTCTGCCGGAGGCCGGCGGCATCAGTCACGTCGAGTGTTCGAGCCCGTCGGGTCACCGGCGACA GTGGAGGAGGAAGCAAAAGCGGCTACAGAGCTGGAGGAGGTGGTGCGCGGGATGATGGCGGCGGAAACCACCGCCGCCACCCGGACAACGAGGGCCAGAGCTGGTGGAGCAGCACCGGCACGGCGTGGGCGGTGGAGGCCAGCCTTGCGGAGCATTGCCGAGGTCGGAAGCTGA
- the LOC135628267 gene encoding cysteine-rich and transmembrane domain-containing protein WIH2-like yields the protein MSYYNQQQPPVGVPPPQGYPAEGYAKDAYPPPGYPSAGYPQQGYPPPYAQPPPPPQQQQQGPSFLEGCLAALCCCCLLDACF from the exons ATGAGCTACTACAATCAGCAGCAACCCCCCGTCGGCGTCCCTCCACCCCAGG GTTATCCGGCGGAGGGGTACGCCAAGGACGCATACCCGCCTCCCGGGTACCCGTCCGCGGGCTACCCGCAGCAGGGGTATCCGCCCCCTTACGCccagccaccgccgccgccgcagcagcagcagcaagggcCTTCCTTCCTCGAAGGATG TTTGGCCGCTCTCTGCTGTTGCTGCCTTTTGGATGCTTGCTTCTGA
- the LOC135628624 gene encoding uncharacterized protein LOC135628624 isoform X3 — protein sequence MALFGRIDGEDHLVEWVSGAGRSQAGKNLRVICPRTRCITRNTKTTDAVTPRQLMRCSVRPPLYCPFLFLVTGFLFLISGSSSVSVSVAVADDDVSVVAHPSKIVLPPARTVEGSPGARPGAALSCNRVHIHGFSRLRHPSKYPRALKVRVSVDEGDTLFRIQTVEICFHKNMSIGLGMCPSGQWQKLSKTTWVKSMSPYEHRILDIRMPPDPSRSIEVSTEEEFLVHRLVFLVLGMVMMAAAHSLSESVVFYYGGAMTLGIIVVMLVILFQGMRLLPTGRRSSLAIYLYSSILGVGTFLLGYLSGFLRTILVEIGISEDMHYPLVILLLVCLVLAGAWFGYWGVRKFVLTEEGMVDSSVAYFIEWATLILSAVLILQSSLDALFAAEILGLTISILAITKRKRLRYLRRIFRRMTRPIRRRGDELWPSDHPQDDFELVSSSVSVESAVAACLCRAEVDALARDIAQGQLLLHVPSHPREEALHEGGVGCIYKGGDQERPHGVGVY from the exons ATGGCACTCTTTGGCAGGATTGACGGTGAGGATCACCTGGTAGAATGGGTGAGTGGGGCCGGACGCTCCCAGGCCGGAAAGAACCTTCGCGTTATATGCCCCCGAACCCGGTGCATAACACGCAACACCAAGACGACCGATGCGGTAACACCAAGACAACTGATGCGGTGCTCCGTGCGTCCCCCGCTCTATTGCCCTTTTCTCTTCCTTGTCACCGGCTTCTTGTTCTTGATCTCAGGCTCCTCCTCCGTCTCCGTCTCCGTCGCCGTCGCGGATGACGATGTCTCGG TCGTCGCCCACCCTTCCAAGATCGTCCTGCCCCCAGCCCGCACCGTGGAAGGCTCCCCCGGCGCCCGCCCCGGCGCCGCCCTGTCCTGCAACCGCGTCCACATCCACGGCTTCTCGCGGCTCCGTCACCCCTCCAAATACCCCCGAGCGCTCAAGGTCAGGGTCTCCGTCGACGAAGGCGACACCCTCTTCCGCATCCAGACCGTCGAGATCTGTTTCCACAA GAACATGTCCATCGGGTTAGGAATGTGCCCCTCTGGGCAGTGGCAGAAGCTCTCCAAGACTACTTGGGTCAAATCGATGTCTCCATACGAGCACAGGATCTTGGACATACGGATGCCACCGGACCCATCAAGATCGATTGAGGTCTCAACCGAAGAAG AATTTCTGGTACATCGTTTGGTCTTTCTAGTATTGGGGATGGTTATGATGGCAGCAGCTCATAGTCTGAGCGAGTCAGTGGTCTTCTATTACGGTGGTGCGATGACCTTAGGGATCATAGTGGTGATGCTTGTCATCCTTTTTCAG GGCATGAGGCTATTGCCAACAGGACGAAGGAGCTCACTAGCTATATATCTTTATTCATCCATC CTTGGCGTTGGGACCTTTCTTCTTGGTTATCTATCTGGATTCTTGCGAACTATACTTGTTGAGATAGGAATTAGTGAAGACATGCACTATCCT TTGGTCATATTGCTTCTTGTATGCCTTGTGTTAGCTGGGGCTTGGTTTGGTTATTGGGGTGTCCGGAAATTTGTATTGACAGAGGAAGGAATGGTTGATTCTAGTGTTGCTTATTTTATTGAATGGGCAACGCTGATACTTTCTGCAGTTCTAATACTTCAG AGCTCTTTGGATGCTCTTTTTGCAGCAGAGATACTAGGTCTTACTATTAGTATACTGGCTATAACGAAGAGAAAAAGATTACGATATTTACGACGCATATTCAG GCGAATGACCAGGcccattcgaagaagaggagatgAACTTTGGCCATCCGACCACCCTCAAGATGATTTTGAACTGGTTTCATCTTCAG TATCTGTGGAGAGCGCCGTTGCTGCCTGCTTGTGCAGGGCGGAGGTCGACGCCCTCGCCAGAGATATTGCTCAAGGACAACTACTGCTCCACGTTCCATCGCATCCCCGGGAGGAGGCGTTACACGAGGGAGGAGTGGGATGCATTTACAAAGGAGGAGACCAGGAAAGGCCTCATGGAGTTGGCGTCTACTGA